A region from the Rosa rugosa chromosome 6, drRosRugo1.1, whole genome shotgun sequence genome encodes:
- the LOC133716222 gene encoding uncharacterized protein LOC133716222 has translation MVLGLVGLNLLFLSIPLSFSLSHSLCLIITFTITPFVSRILSFLDFCDSGFISPRKSQAFLGWIAGNSRGGRVHAISVLPMPDTRQALKNAVPNQSDGTVEEAFWRLTINENQDGGGVTQSNLYPDRPGEPDCIYYLRTGLCGYGSNCRFNHPKYASQVIENYHLRFVRSLDMVIAFD, from the exons ATGGTGCTTGGACTTGTTGGCCTGAACTTGTTGTTCCTTTCTAttcccctctctttctctctctctcacagtcTTTGTTTGATCATCACATTCACAATCACACCCTTTGTTTCCCGTATTCTCTCCTTCCTTGATTTCTGCGATTCCGGTTTCATTTCGCCGAGAAAGTCTCAAGCTTTTCTCGGTTGGATTGCTGGAAACTCAAGGGGAGGGAGGGTGCACGCAATCTCTGTGCTACCGATGCCAGACACTCGGCAGGCTCTGAAGAATGCCGTTCCCAATCAATCCGACGGTACCGTTGAAG AGGCATTTTGGCGGTTGACAATCAATGAGAATCAAGATGGGGGTGGTGTGACTCAGTCTAACCTATACCCTGATCGACCTGGTGAACCCGATTGCATATATTATTTGAGGACTGGGTTGTGTGGTTATGGCAGTAACTGTCGGTTTAATCACCCTAAATATGCTTCACAGGTGATTGAGAATTACCATTTACGTTTTGTGCGTAGCCTTGATATGGTGATTGCATTTGATTGA
- the LOC133718080 gene encoding uncharacterized protein LOC133718080, with amino-acid sequence MHSQMSRYFNLLDFHLKEAGVSLSEGLAHNEESTNKICKRIHRAPLKNPKCEACSIDVNGDGSFGPNKIARMYAAVHKPGKLSQPQDALVIKLPDGIVRGMNPKAEDMGSAVAACHWGMSSGLSQLGSEVNFCFLDSLNGPNDDTKRYGNGDGREDGGQINLNFGPSATARLMDFVPAIKLENNLAFIDSVCHYLAQHASADKQEEYLKIINGKKSEEVDNFDSLQIWNMLTLEHKIIKALEDNGLLITPMRFHSPPPLLPSPPQGWTADQASRSASKPRPCCFPSIETVNESVSENRIVPESEDHSGLWKRKALAILGVPSEQKKSRNAGGLHIDDDATAQAPNKPPMKGKELVSSASA; translated from the exons ATGCACTCTCAAATGAGCCGTTATTTCAATTTACTGGATTTTCATCTCAAAGAAGCTGGTGTGAGTTTGAGCGAAGGACTGGCTCACAATGAAGAAAGCACCAACAAAATATGTAAGCGCATCCACCGAGCCCCGTTGAAAAACCCGAAATGTGAGGCCTGTAGTATTGATGTAAACGGAGATGGAAGTTTTGGGCCTAATAAGATAGCGAGAATGTACGCTGCAGTCCACAAACCCGGGAAGCTGTCCCAGCCGCAAGATGCACTTGTTATCAAGCTTCCAGATGGTATTGTCCGTGGCATGAATCCAAAAGCTGAAGATATGGGTAGTGCAGTTGCGGCATGTCACTGGGGCATGTCCTCGGGCTTAAGTCAGCTGGGATCTGAGGTCAACTTCTGTTTTCTAGACAGCCTCAACGGCCCAAATGATGATACCAAACGCTATGGCAACGGCGACGGCAGAGAAGATGGCGGGCAAATCAATCTGAATTTTGGCCCATCTGCGACAGCACGATTGATGGATTTTGTGCCAGCAATTAAGTTGGAGAACAATTTGGCGTTCATTGACTCTGTGTGTCATTACCTTGCGCAACACGCAAGTGCTGATAAGCAAGAAGAGTACCTGAAGATCATAAACGGTAAAAAGTCTGAGGAGGTAGACAATTTCGATTCCCTTCAGATCTGGAATATGTTGACACTAGAACACAAGATTATTAAGGCACTGGAAGATAATGGACTCCTCATAACCCCAATGCGCTTTCATTCACCACCACCACTTCTTCCCAGTCCACCCCAAGGCTGGACGGCGGACCAAGCTAGCCGCTCTGCAAGCAAACCACGACCCTGTTGCTTCCCTAGTATCGAGACTGTCAACGAGAGCGTG TCTGAGAATCGCATCGTACCTGAGAGTGAGGATCACAGCGGCCTCTGGAAGCGCAAGGCACTCGCCATTTTAGGTGTTCCTTCTGAGCAAAAGAAGTCCCGAAACGCTGGAGGACTTCATATAGATGATGACGCGACAGCACAGGCCCCAAACAAGCCGCCAATGAAAGGAAAGGAGCTGGTATCTTCTGCATCAGCCTGA